CAAGGGTGTCAGGCTGGCCCGACGCCGGGCAGTTACTTCTGCGCGTAAACGCCCAGCGCCAGCGCCGGAAAGCGAATCCGGCCGCCTTCGCGGTACTTCGAGGCCTCCTCGAGGAGGTCCGACTTCAGCTTCTCGACGGCGCCAGCGTCCAGGGTCTTCATCGCCCGGGCCATAATCGGTGTGAACTCAGAGCTGAAGCGCCAGAAGTGCTCCAGATCATTGAACTCCCACGCGAACGGCCTGCCTTCGATCTCGATCTGCTGAAAGCCCGCGGACTGCAGGATCGACTTCAGCCGTCCGGTATCGCTCAATCGCAGGGGCGTGAGCGCGTCTGCGGGCGGCGGCGGCTCACCGAGGTGCTGTGCTGTGATACGGGTCGTGATCTCGAAAAACGGGTTCTGCTTCGCTTCCGCAAAGGTAGTGGTCGCGAAAGGGCGGTTCCTCTTGAGGACGCGATGCGCCTCCCTTGTCGCCCTCTCAGGGTCGGGGCAAAACATCAAGCCCCAGCGGCAGAGGACGCCATCGAAGCTCTCGTCCGGGAAATCGAGGGCCTCGGCGTCCATCTGCTTGAACTCGATGTTGTCGAGGTCAGCCATGTTCGCCTTCCGTCTCGCGACCCGTAGCATCTCTTCCGAGATGTCCGTGGCAACCACGCTGCCGCCGGGACGGACCAGGCGGGCCGCGGTCAGGGCTGGCTGGCCGCTACCGCAGGCGATGTCGAGCACGCGCTGGCCGCCTCGCA
This genomic window from Dehalococcoidia bacterium contains:
- a CDS encoding class I SAM-dependent methyltransferase, whose amino-acid sequence is MTTDAAQLKQQQRELWDSLSQAWDQHDAWFQRQTHGITEWLCRVADLRGGQRVLDIACGSGQPALTAARLVRPGGSVVATDISEEMLRVARRKANMADLDNIEFKQMDAEALDFPDESFDGVLCRWGLMFCPDPERATREAHRVLKRNRPFATTTFAEAKQNPFFEITTRITAQHLGEPPPPADALTPLRLSDTGRLKSILQSAGFQQIEIEGRPFAWEFNDLEHFWRFSSEFTPIMARAMKTLDAGAVEKLKSDLLEEASKYREGGRIRFPALALGVYAQK